The Pseudomonas putida nucleotide sequence CGCCCGCGCTCCAGTCTTCCGGGGCGAACGGGCTGGTGAAGGCGGGCACGCTGTTCTGCCGCACCAGGATCATTTCCACCTGATACATCCCTTCGGCAAAGGCGGCCGGCGCAAACAGCGCGAGCAGCAGGGTCAGGCAACGGATGGCACGCATGGATCTTCCTTAGGCAGGCTGTGGGGTCAGGCGCTCGAACAGCGCCTCCAGGGTATTGAAGCGTTCTTCGGGGCGTTCCATCGGTACCAGGAAACGGAACTGTGTCGCGCCTTCGAACTTGTAACGTTTGGGCTGGCCCTGGATCAGCTTGATCAGGGTCAGCGGATCGACCGGGGTCTCGGCCTCGAATTCGAGCTTGCCGCCGTTAGGGCCAGCGTCGACCTTCTTGATGCCGAGGGTTTCCGCCTGCAGCTTGAGCTGGGTCAGGCGCATCAGGTTCTTGGTTGGCTCGGGCAGCAGGCCGAAGCGGTCGATCATCTCCACTTGCAGGTCCTTGAGGCCTTCTTCGTCGGCCGCCGAGGCGATGCGCTTGTAGAGGATCAGGCGGGCGTGCACGTCGGGCAGGTAGTCCTCGGGGATCAGTGCCGGCAGGCGCAGGTTGATCTCTGGGCCGCCGCCGAGCGGTTGCTCGAGGTTTGGCTGAGTGCCCTTGCGGATGGCCTTGACCGCGCGTTCGAGCATTTCCATGTACAGGGTGAAGCCCACCGCCTGGATCTGCCCGCTCTGGCCTTCGCCAAGCAGCTCGCCGGCACCGCGGATTTCCAGGTCGTTGGTGGCCAGCACGAAGCCGGCACCGAGGTCCTGGGTGTTGGCGATGGCCTCCAGGCGCTTTTCGGCATCGGCGCTGATCTTCTGCCGCTGCGGCGTCAGCAGGTAGGCGTAGGCCTGGTGGTGGCTGCGGCCAACCCGGCCGCGCAGCTGGTGCAGCTGGGCCAGGCCGAACTTGTCGGCACGCTCGATGACGATGGTGTTGGCACTGGGCACGTCGATGCCGGTCTCGATGATGGTCGAGGCGATCAGCACGTTGAAGCGCTTGTGGTAGAAGTCGCTCATCACCTGTTCCAGTTCGCGTTCGCGCATCTGCCCATGGCCGATGCCGATACGCGCTTCCGGCACTAGCTCGGCCAGTTCGGCGGCGCACTTCTCGATGGTTTTCACATCGTTGTGCAGGTAGTAAACCTGGCCGCCGCGCAGCAGCTCACGCAGCAGCGCTTCCTTGACCGTGCTCTTGTTCTGCTCCATGACGAAAGTGCGCACCGACAGGCGTCGCGCCGGCGGCGTGGCGATGATCGACAGGTCGCGCATGCCCGCCACCGCCATGTTCAGCGTGCGCGGGATCGGCGTGGCGGTCAGGGTGAGGATGTCCACTTCGCTGCGCAGGGCCTTGAGCTGCTCTTTCTGGCGCACGCCGAAGCGGTGTTCCTCGTCGATGATCGCCAGGCCCAGGTCCTTGAAGCGCACGTCATCCTGCAGCAGCTTGTGGGTGCCGATGAGGATGTCGATCTTGCCTTCGGCGAGGTCGGCGGCCGCAGCGGCCACTTCCTTGGCCGACTTGAAGCGGCTCATCACCTCGACCTTCACCGGCCATTCGGCGAAGCGGTCGCGGAAGCTGTTGTAGTGCTGCTGGGCGAGCAGGGTGGTCGGCACCAGCACCGCCACCTGGCGGCCGCTGTGCACGGCGATGAAGGCTGCGCGCATGGCCACTTCGGTCTTGCCGAAGCCGACGTCGCCGCACACCAGGCGGTCCATCGGCTTGGGTGCCAGCATGTCGACCCGTACCGCCTCGATGGCCGCTTGCTGGTCGGGGGTTTCCTCGAACGGGAAGCCTGCGCTGAACGTGGCGTAGTCGGCAGCCGGGTCGGCAAACGCATAGCCCTTGCGCGCAGCGCGGCGGGCATAGATGTCGAGCAGCTCGGCAGCCACGTCGCGGACCTGTTCGGCGGCCTTGCGCTTGGCTTTCTGCCAGGCTTCGGAGCCCAGCCGGTGCAGCGGCGCCAGGGCGTCATCGCTGCCGGTATAGCGGGCAATCAGGTGCAGGTTGGCCACCGGCACATACAGCTTGGCGCCCTCGGCGTATTCCAGGGTGAGGAATTCGGCGGCCTGGCCGTCGATTTCCAGGGTGGCCAGGCCCAGGTAGCGGCCCACGCCATGGTCGATGTGCACCACCGGCGCGCCTTCGCGCAGTTCGGTGAGGTTCTTGATGACCGCGTCGTTGGCTGCCTCGCCGCGTTTTTCACGGCGTCGGCGCTGCATCACGCGCTGGCCGAACAGCGGGCTCTCGGCGACCAGGGCGATGGCCGGGTCATCCAGCAGCAGGCCGTCGTCGAGCGGGGCGATGGTGATCGCCAGGCGCTCGCGGCCGGTGATGAAGTCGGCCCAGCTGTCGACCGTCTGCGGGCGCAGCTTGAGGCGTTCGAGCAGCTCCAGCAGCACCTCGCGGCGGCCCGCCGATTCGGCGGTAAACAGCACGCGGCCGCTGAACTGGTCGAGGAACCCGGCCAGCGCCGCCAGCGGCTGGTTGGCCTTGGCTTCGATGGCCAGGTTGGGCAGGGCGCGTGCCGGGAAGCGTTCGCGGCCGGCACCGGCTTCGATGTCATCGGCGCTGACCACCACCCGTGGCCACTGCTTGAGCTGGGCGAAGCAGTCTTCCACGGGCAGGAACAGTTCGGCTGGCGGCAGCAGTGGGCGGGTCAGGTCACCACGGCGTTCTTCGTAGCGCCCGCGAACGTCGTTCCAGAAGTGCTCGGCAGCCTGCTCGACGCCCGGCAGCGAGAACACCTGGGTGTCGGCGGGCAGGTAGTCGAACAGGGTCGAGGTTTCTTCGAAGAACAGCGGCAGGTAGTACTCGATACCGGCGGGAATGATGCCGCTGGCCAGGTCCTGGAAGATTGCGCTGCGGCGGAAGTCGACATCGAAGCGCTCACGGAAGCGCGCCTTGAAGCGGGTCACCTCTTCCTTCTGCATGGGGAACTCGCGTGCCGGCAGCAGGCGGATCGAGTCGACCTTGTCGATCGAGCGCTGGGTCTCCGGGTCGAAGGTGCGCAGGGTCTCGATCTCGTCATCGAACAGGTCGATGCGATAGGGCAGCTTG carries:
- the mfd gene encoding transcription-repair coupling factor; translation: MSVLRLPQMSATAGKQTWGNLPGAALSLAIAEAASSAGRFTLLLTADSQAADRLEQELRFFAPDLPVLPFPDWETLPYDLFSPHQDIISQRIASLYRLPELSHGILVVPITTALHRLAPTRFLLGSSLVLDVGQTIDVEQMRTRLEATGYRCVDTVYEHGEFAVRGALIDLFPMGSKLPYRIDLFDDEIETLRTFDPETQRSIDKVDSIRLLPAREFPMQKEEVTRFKARFRERFDVDFRRSAIFQDLASGIIPAGIEYYLPLFFEETSTLFDYLPADTQVFSLPGVEQAAEHFWNDVRGRYEERRGDLTRPLLPPAELFLPVEDCFAQLKQWPRVVVSADDIEAGAGRERFPARALPNLAIEAKANQPLAALAGFLDQFSGRVLFTAESAGRREVLLELLERLKLRPQTVDSWADFITGRERLAITIAPLDDGLLLDDPAIALVAESPLFGQRVMQRRRREKRGEAANDAVIKNLTELREGAPVVHIDHGVGRYLGLATLEIDGQAAEFLTLEYAEGAKLYVPVANLHLIARYTGSDDALAPLHRLGSEAWQKAKRKAAEQVRDVAAELLDIYARRAARKGYAFADPAADYATFSAGFPFEETPDQQAAIEAVRVDMLAPKPMDRLVCGDVGFGKTEVAMRAAFIAVHSGRQVAVLVPTTLLAQQHYNSFRDRFAEWPVKVEVMSRFKSAKEVAAAAADLAEGKIDILIGTHKLLQDDVRFKDLGLAIIDEEHRFGVRQKEQLKALRSEVDILTLTATPIPRTLNMAVAGMRDLSIIATPPARRLSVRTFVMEQNKSTVKEALLRELLRGGQVYYLHNDVKTIEKCAAELAELVPEARIGIGHGQMRERELEQVMSDFYHKRFNVLIASTIIETGIDVPSANTIVIERADKFGLAQLHQLRGRVGRSHHQAYAYLLTPQRQKISADAEKRLEAIANTQDLGAGFVLATNDLEIRGAGELLGEGQSGQIQAVGFTLYMEMLERAVKAIRKGTQPNLEQPLGGGPEINLRLPALIPEDYLPDVHARLILYKRIASAADEEGLKDLQVEMIDRFGLLPEPTKNLMRLTQLKLQAETLGIKKVDAGPNGGKLEFEAETPVDPLTLIKLIQGQPKRYKFEGATQFRFLVPMERPEERFNTLEALFERLTPQPA